One stretch of Trichomycterus rosablanca isolate fTriRos1 chromosome 3, fTriRos1.hap1, whole genome shotgun sequence DNA includes these proteins:
- the spag1b gene encoding sperm-associated antigen 1 isoform X1: MSVEGLSSCLMTSSSMGCHTLPVEHLDYKYIQQCSDVKYLEKILRVLRLGIEGVYPHLTEFCEKRIELLDPKHRALRKESSPATPSSFSTEEWNLITEDLQAWQREISTNDQHLTHSPKFYTDTLPPVLNRPLQKPLNPAATTDTPNKPPAVPRTYSDWDRFDVDAECAKIDECVSCDPTVISNTLPNITLDINTSGLMQQERLVLSTREREKGNEAYRVGDWDEALLYYTRSVCILPNAAAYNNRAQVEIKLQRWNHALIDCNNVLKLHPLNYKALLRRATVHTHLGNQYEAHDDITTVLQCEPHNLTAQKLLQEVNKKINTEVQLSNQPIRGKKLLIQEIEDDKERDEDEEQREKLSVTHQSQDKKKENTKTSKYPTNYIYTQHHSTETEPTPETPPTTEIPPSSDNSPTVHTLSETPPTTETPPTTETPPTTKTPPTNYSTQTRRSIKIIEVEDEEDEEEYRHL; encoded by the exons ATGAGTGTTGAAGGCTTGTCCTCTTGTCTGATGACATCATCGTCTATGGGTTGCCACACCCTTCCTGTAGAACACCTAGATTACAAGTACATCCAGCAGTGCAGTGATGTTAAATACCTGGAGAAAATCCTCCGTGTACTCAG GTTGGGTATAGAGGGGGTGTACCCACACCTGACTGAATTCTGTGAGAAAAGGATTGAATTACTGGACCCAAAACATCGAGCTTTGAGAAAGGAATCATCTCCGGCCACACCCTCGTCATTCTCTACTGAGGAGTGGAACCTCATCACTGAGGATCTGCAG GCGTGGCAGAGAGAGATCAGCACCAACGATCAGCatctcacccactcacccaaaTTTTACACTGATACTCTTCCACCTGTACTCAACCGCCCACTGCAg AAACCATTAAACCCTGCAGCTACAACAGACACACCCAATAAACCACCTGCTGTTCCTCGAACCTACAGTGACTGGGACCG GTTTGATGTTGATGCTGAATGTGCCAAAATCGACGAGTGTGTGAGCTGTGATCCTACAGTAATCAGTAACACTCTCCCAAATATCACCCTCGACATCAACACCTCCG GTCTGATGCAGCAAGAGCGTTTAGTTTTATCCACACgtgagagagaaaaagggaACGAGGCATATAGAGTGGGGGATTGGGACGAGGCCCTATTGTACTATACCAG gagtgtgtgtattttaccCAACGCAGCAGCGTACAATAATCGAGCTCAGGTGGAGATTAAACTTCAGCGCTGGAACCACGCCCTCATCGACTGTAACAACGTCCTCAAGCTCCACCCACTCAACTACAAAG ccttGCTGCGACGTgccacagtacatacacacctGGGGAACCAGTATGAGGCACATGATGATATCACAACCGTTCTACAGTGTGAACctcacaatctcactgcacag aaaCTCTTGCAGGAGGtaaacaagaaaataaacacAGAGGTGCAGCTATCAAACCAGCCAATCAGGGGCAAGAAGCTTCTGATCCAGGAAATAGAGGATGATAAAGAGAGAGATGAAGATGAAGAGCAGAGAGAAAAACTAAGTG TGACCCACCAATCCCAGGATAAGAAGaaagaaaacaccaaaacaaGTAAATATCCTaccaattacatttaca CTCAACATCACAGTACTGAGACTGAACCCACACCAGAAACCCCGCCCACCACCGAGATCCCGCCTTCTTCTGACAACTCACCCACTGTACACACTCTGTCTGAGACTCCACCCACAACCGAGACTCCACCCACAACCGAGACTCCACCCACAACTAAGACTCCGCCCACCAATTATTCAACCCAAACACGCAGGAGCATTAAAATTattgag gtggaggatgaggaggatgaggaagaGTATCGTCACCTTTAA
- the spag1b gene encoding sperm-associated antigen 1 isoform X2 gives MSVEGLSSCLMTSSSMGCHTLPVEHLDYKYIQQCSDVKYLEKILRVLRLGIEGVYPHLTEFCEKRIELLDPKHRALRKESSPATPSSFSTEEWNLITEDLQAWQREISTNDQHLTHSPKFYTDTLPPVLNRPLQKPLNPAATTDTPNKPPAVPRTYSDWDRFDVDAECAKIDECVSCDPTVISNTLPNITLDINTSGLMQQERLVLSTREREKGNEAYRVGDWDEALLYYTRSVCILPNAAAYNNRAQVEIKLQRWNHALIDCNNVLKLHPLNYKALLRRATVHTHLGNQYEAHDDITTVLQCEPHNLTAQKLLQEVNKKINTEVQLSNQPIRGKKLLIQEIEDDKERDEDEEQREKLSVTHQSQDKKKENTKTTQHHSTETEPTPETPPTTEIPPSSDNSPTVHTLSETPPTTETPPTTETPPTTKTPPTNYSTQTRRSIKIIEVEDEEDEEEYRHL, from the exons ATGAGTGTTGAAGGCTTGTCCTCTTGTCTGATGACATCATCGTCTATGGGTTGCCACACCCTTCCTGTAGAACACCTAGATTACAAGTACATCCAGCAGTGCAGTGATGTTAAATACCTGGAGAAAATCCTCCGTGTACTCAG GTTGGGTATAGAGGGGGTGTACCCACACCTGACTGAATTCTGTGAGAAAAGGATTGAATTACTGGACCCAAAACATCGAGCTTTGAGAAAGGAATCATCTCCGGCCACACCCTCGTCATTCTCTACTGAGGAGTGGAACCTCATCACTGAGGATCTGCAG GCGTGGCAGAGAGAGATCAGCACCAACGATCAGCatctcacccactcacccaaaTTTTACACTGATACTCTTCCACCTGTACTCAACCGCCCACTGCAg AAACCATTAAACCCTGCAGCTACAACAGACACACCCAATAAACCACCTGCTGTTCCTCGAACCTACAGTGACTGGGACCG GTTTGATGTTGATGCTGAATGTGCCAAAATCGACGAGTGTGTGAGCTGTGATCCTACAGTAATCAGTAACACTCTCCCAAATATCACCCTCGACATCAACACCTCCG GTCTGATGCAGCAAGAGCGTTTAGTTTTATCCACACgtgagagagaaaaagggaACGAGGCATATAGAGTGGGGGATTGGGACGAGGCCCTATTGTACTATACCAG gagtgtgtgtattttaccCAACGCAGCAGCGTACAATAATCGAGCTCAGGTGGAGATTAAACTTCAGCGCTGGAACCACGCCCTCATCGACTGTAACAACGTCCTCAAGCTCCACCCACTCAACTACAAAG ccttGCTGCGACGTgccacagtacatacacacctGGGGAACCAGTATGAGGCACATGATGATATCACAACCGTTCTACAGTGTGAACctcacaatctcactgcacag aaaCTCTTGCAGGAGGtaaacaagaaaataaacacAGAGGTGCAGCTATCAAACCAGCCAATCAGGGGCAAGAAGCTTCTGATCCAGGAAATAGAGGATGATAAAGAGAGAGATGAAGATGAAGAGCAGAGAGAAAAACTAAGTG TGACCCACCAATCCCAGGATAAGAAGaaagaaaacaccaaaacaa CTCAACATCACAGTACTGAGACTGAACCCACACCAGAAACCCCGCCCACCACCGAGATCCCGCCTTCTTCTGACAACTCACCCACTGTACACACTCTGTCTGAGACTCCACCCACAACCGAGACTCCACCCACAACCGAGACTCCACCCACAACTAAGACTCCGCCCACCAATTATTCAACCCAAACACGCAGGAGCATTAAAATTattgag gtggaggatgaggaggatgaggaagaGTATCGTCACCTTTAA
- the malsu1 gene encoding mitochondrial assembly of ribosomal large subunit protein 1, protein MKQFLQKQFSELENIFREEKNNEHGIVYMSSSSALRTGGATAGLDQRGVKSWSRSRRSRRPNLPSITTTSCPRALFHTDGTDVVTNHTARDSQSQHGGTVFSLEVLVSLLRQENAVDVCVIRVPEELKYTQYFIVVSGSSTRHLRAMAEYAVSVYKFLKKDGDAHTRIEGKNCEDWMCVDFGSMVVHFMLPETRERLDLETLWTLREYNQQHNIIPPHTLPHDFVLTHTHIVS, encoded by the exons ATGAAGCAGTTCCTACAGAAACAGTTCTCAGAGTTGGAGAACATTTTCAGA GAGGAGAAAAATAATGAGCACGGCATCGTCTACATGAGCAGTTCCAGTGCACTGCGGACAGGGGGCGCCACAGCAGGTTTAGATCAGAGAGGAGTGAAAAGTTGGAGTAGAAGCAGGAGAAGTAGAAG ACCGAATTTACCATCAATCACCACCACAAGCTGTCCTCGCGCTCTGTTCCACACTGACGGAACTGACGTGGTTACTAATCACACAGCGCGAGACTCTCAGTCACAACAtg gtGGAACGGTGTTCAGTCTGGAGGTGTTGGTGTCTCTCCTCAGACAGGAGAACGCAGTGGATGTTTGTGTTATTCGGGTACCAGAGGAACTGAAGTACACTCAGTATTTTATTGTAGTGAGCGGCTCTTCAACACGTCACCTCCGAGCCATGGCGGAGTACGCCGTTTCTGTG TATAAGTTCCTGAAGAAAGACGGTGATGCTCATACTCGCATCGAGGGGAAGAACTGTGAGGACTGGATGTGTGTGGATTTTG ggtcGATGGTGgtgcacttcatgcttcctgagACCAGGGAAAGACTTGATTTGGAGACACTTTGGACACTTCGAGAATACAATCAACAACACAACATTATTCCACCACACACACTTCCTCATGATTtcgtactcacacacacacacattgttagTTAG
- the khdc4 gene encoding KH homology domain-containing protein 4 → MSFGAESHNSGRRSKWDQAAPSSGALDAAAAVAAKINAMLVAKGKLNPSQISSHTPTVDTTAAVGGGGGGKSSVKVRDEQVVAEVEINDVPLTCRNLLTRGQTQDEISRVSGAAVSTRGRYMTAEDKAKSLPSDRPLYLHVQGQTRELVDKAVNRIKELITNGVVKAAVSQPSTSILPPTGPKPHTAGVKVYVGLDHAVQGFPVKEKVEGPNFSYLQHIQNETGAKLFLRGQKSGCLEPASGREAFEPMHIYISHLKPEGITAAKTLCENLLQTVHAEYSRYLSQMSAVMPTQGFLSPPAVNGMPHYYPPPVPSPLTSQYSLQLPTVTPTALPETTAPPTAQYSITPPAPVQITQLLPPLVYSPVTPPQHITAPPITTVALLPSSPLIPSKHLAPPPAQKRRFTEDIPDERESGLLGYQHGPIHVTNLGSGFSLGSLESAEPQHSTSTSCVARPERDSWQLMPPPPAPHGTAVRDQHSDHHLHSSLAPQVKRFKVKFGAGLVSYSTDSSDEEDELVAQKLGGANVTAPSSAWPVRTFRNPVPSQPRLKTQSTQPMPFWMAP, encoded by the exons ATGTCGTTCGGCGCAGAAAGTCATAACAGTGG TCGGCGCAGTAAATGGGACCAGGCCGCTCCCTCCTCCGGGGCTCTGGACGCCGCTGCTGCAGTCGCTGCAAAAATTAACGCCATGCTGGTGGCTAAAGGCAAACTGAACCCATCTCAGATCagctcacacacacctacagtgGATACA ACTGCTGCAGTAGGTGGAGGTGGTGGAGGAAAGTCCTCAGTAAAGGTGAGGGATGAGCAGGTTGTGGCAGAGGTGGAGATAAATGATGTACCTCTTACCTGCAGGAACCTGCTGACCCGCGGTCAGACCCAGGACGAG atcaGCAGGGTGAGTGGAGCAGCAGTATCCACCAGAGGGCGCTACATGACCGCAGAAGACAAAGCGAAATCTCTGCCCAG CGACCGTCCCCTCTATCTTCATGTCCAAGGCCAAACCAGAGAGCTGGTGGACA aggctGTTAACAGGATTAAGGAACTTATCACTAATGGAGTGGTTAAAGCTGCTGTGTCTCAGCCTTCTACCTCTATACTGCCCCCTACAGGACCCAAACCACACACTGCTggg GTGAAGGTGTATGTGGGACTGGACCATGCAGTCCAAGGGTTCCCAGTAAAGGAGAAGGTGGAGGGGCCCAACTTTTCCTACCTGCAGCACATTCAGAATGAAACAGGGGCCAAACTCTTTCTGAGGGGTCAGAAGTCCGGCTGTTTAGAACCAGCATCGGGGAGAGAGGCATTTGAACCCATGCATATCtacatcag TCACCTCAAACCAGAGGGCATCACTGCTGCCAAAACCCTGTGTGAGAACCTGCTGCAGACT GTACATGCAGAGTATTCTCGTTACCTGAGCCAGATGAGTGCAGTGATGCCTACTCAAg GTTTTCTTTCACCTCCTGCAGTAAACGGGATGCCCCATTATTACCCACCTCCTGTACCCTCTCCTCTTACTTCACAATACTCCCTTCAGCTTCCAACAGTCACGCCCACTGCATTACCTGAAACTACAGCGCCCCCTACAGCCCAGTACAGTATCACACCCCCAGCACCAGTTCAAATCACACAG CTCCTCCCACCACTCGTGTACTCACCTGTGACTCCTCCCCAACACATTACTGCACCTCCAATCACAACTGTGGCTCTACTTCCATCCTCGCCTCTGATTCCCTCTAAACATTTAGCCCCGCCCCCTGCCCAGAAAAGACGCTTTACTGAGGATATTCCTGATGAGAGAGAGAGCGGCCTGCTGGGATACCAG CATGGACCCATTCATGTGACTAATTTAGGTTCAGGCTTTTCGCTGGGCAGTTTAGAATCTGCAGAACCCCAACATAGCACCTCCACTTCATGTGTGGCGAGACCAGAGAGagacag CTGGCAGTTGATGCCCCCTCCACCCGCACCACATGGTACTGCAGTGAGGGATCAACACTCAGACCACCACCTGCATAGCTCATTGG CTCCTCAGGTGAAGCGGTTTAAGGTGAAGTTTGGGGCGGGGCTGGTCTCGTACTCCACTGATTCCTCTGATGAGGAGGATGAGCTAGTTGCCCAAAAGTTGGGTGGAGCCAATGTGACTGCTCCCTCCTCTGCATGGCCTGTACGGACATTCAGAAACCCTGTCCCATCTCAGCCCCGCCTCAAAACACAGAGTACCCAGCCGATGCCCTTTTGGATGGCGCCCTGA